One stretch of Candidatus Baltobacteraceae bacterium DNA includes these proteins:
- a CDS encoding PEP/pyruvate-binding domain-containing protein, translating into MCVDLDAPLSPPVVGAKAATLGHARRLGLPALPGLVVPAECSSRPLELAARAHAEGGPGAARLAVMEAPLDADLLAELRARVPSLGATLVVRSSSPLEGEGRWAGAFTSYMNITPEQIEVAVRGCWASVYSRDVLERCENEGIDPATLRLAVLIQPMIDFEAGGAARASADDFVHVTATSGSPAELMTGWVAGEEILVDAKSTVPVTGTRVIGGQPLVDVADLTRRSRKLLDEDLIEWGYAPKFGVVLLQCKRTAAIAQSTAVALPAASRESPQAVAAIRLAQLVRRFPGWLGEEVILPWAILVGDDAIPEDVERVKIAPAEAREDARILARRIVAHAWNLPGERAYRTAVQAVEAVRSGNAGEALLERIVRGVQIDRKQVARLVALLRAAEHGAATPGRDRWEPFLFATAHAYGERRPAASVIEGIGAGRARYVEVPEAAPAEFDRRVLIVKQPLNTFAPLLWNAAGLVTIGGGAGAHLMEIARSLAVPTVMRCRLDDLVESGADNFLLGVDGNEGSVSVLPLRG; encoded by the coding sequence ATCTGCGTCGATCTCGATGCGCCGCTTTCGCCTCCAGTCGTCGGTGCGAAGGCGGCGACGCTCGGACACGCACGCCGCCTCGGCCTTCCCGCACTTCCGGGTCTCGTCGTCCCCGCCGAATGTTCGAGCCGGCCGCTCGAGCTTGCGGCGCGCGCGCATGCAGAAGGCGGTCCGGGTGCGGCGCGCCTCGCCGTCATGGAAGCGCCGCTGGATGCGGACTTGCTCGCGGAGCTGCGCGCGCGTGTTCCTTCGCTCGGCGCCACGCTCGTCGTTCGCTCGTCGAGTCCGCTCGAAGGCGAGGGGCGCTGGGCGGGCGCGTTCACGTCGTACATGAACATTACGCCCGAACAGATCGAGGTCGCCGTACGCGGCTGTTGGGCGTCGGTCTATTCGCGCGACGTGCTCGAACGATGTGAGAACGAAGGCATCGATCCCGCGACGCTCCGTCTCGCCGTTCTGATCCAACCGATGATCGATTTCGAAGCCGGCGGCGCCGCGCGCGCCAGCGCCGACGACTTCGTGCACGTTACGGCGACGAGCGGTTCGCCGGCCGAACTGATGACGGGTTGGGTAGCGGGCGAAGAAATTCTCGTCGATGCGAAAAGCACGGTTCCCGTAACGGGAACGCGCGTCATCGGCGGACAGCCGCTGGTCGACGTTGCGGATCTGACGCGCCGTTCGCGCAAACTTCTTGATGAGGATCTGATTGAGTGGGGCTACGCGCCGAAATTCGGCGTCGTGCTCTTGCAGTGCAAGCGCACTGCAGCAATCGCGCAATCAACCGCAGTCGCGCTGCCCGCCGCATCGAGGGAGAGTCCGCAAGCAGTCGCTGCAATCCGCCTCGCGCAGCTCGTGCGGCGTTTCCCGGGCTGGCTTGGTGAAGAAGTCATTTTGCCCTGGGCGATTCTGGTCGGAGACGACGCGATTCCGGAAGACGTCGAGCGCGTCAAGATCGCACCCGCAGAAGCACGCGAAGATGCGCGCATTCTTGCGCGCCGGATCGTCGCGCACGCCTGGAACCTGCCCGGCGAACGTGCCTATCGCACCGCCGTGCAAGCCGTTGAAGCCGTGCGCAGCGGCAATGCGGGCGAAGCGCTGTTGGAACGGATCGTGCGCGGCGTCCAGATCGATCGAAAGCAAGTCGCGCGACTCGTCGCGCTCTTGCGAGCCGCCGAGCACGGCGCGGCAACGCCGGGGCGCGATCGATGGGAGCCGTTTCTTTTTGCTACCGCGCACGCCTACGGTGAGCGCCGTCCCGCCGCATCGGTCATCGAAGGGATCGGTGCGGGGCGCGCCCGTTACGTTGAAGTCCCCGAAGCTGCGCCGGCGGAATTCGATCGTCGCGTGCTCATCGTCAAACAGCCGCTGAACACGTTCGCACCGCTGCTCTGGAACGCCGCGGGGCTGGTGACGATCGGCGGCGGCGCGGGGGCGCATTTGATGGAGATCGCCCGCTCGCTCGCCGTGCCTACGGTGATGCGGTGCCGTCTTGATGACCTCGTCGAAAGCGGCGCGGATAATTTCTTGCTTGGCGTCGACGGCAACGAAGGTAGCGTTTCGGTATTACCCCTGCGAGGATGA
- a CDS encoding DUF302 domain-containing protein has protein sequence MEKESKYSYAETIARLSKAITDAGNTVFDTIDQAKAAAGVGMKLRPTSLIIFGNPKGGTPLMDAHPLFALELPLKIIVWDDGGMTFVAYTSMAEVAKRYDIDSDPRIAMMDKALDMLTGAIS, from the coding sequence GTGGAAAAAGAGAGCAAGTATAGCTACGCGGAGACGATCGCGCGTCTATCGAAAGCGATCACCGACGCGGGGAACACTGTCTTCGACACGATCGATCAAGCCAAAGCGGCGGCGGGCGTAGGCATGAAACTGCGCCCGACGTCGCTCATCATCTTCGGGAATCCGAAAGGCGGCACGCCGCTGATGGATGCGCACCCGCTCTTCGCGCTCGAGCTTCCGCTCAAGATCATCGTGTGGGACGACGGCGGCATGACGTTCGTCGCGTACACATCGATGGCCGAAGTCGCGAAACGCTACGACATCGACAGCGATCCGCGTATCGCGATGATGGACAAAGCGCTCGACATGCTAACCGGTGCGATAAGCTAG
- a CDS encoding D-glycerate dehydrogenase, whose protein sequence is MLRIFVTQPLLGNAIERLRAVGTVEVNPDSRTILPKAQLIEAVRGCDILCCLLHDRVDSEVIDAAPSLVMISDGAINPTNVNVTRARERGIVVANIPNIVAETTADMQWALLLAVARRVVEADRALRSGLFPGGQSLHFAGATVAGKTFGSIGYGAIGRFSAKRAHGFGMRVLYSKPRRLSADEEAADGIEYRSLDDLLRESDFVAINAAYGPETHHLIGARELALMKPGAYIINTSRGLIIDESALVRALVEGKVAGAGLDVFENEPSVHPDLLHFDNVVLTPHLGSASVDTRIAIADCIADNVLAFMNSQQKLQ, encoded by the coding sequence GTGCTTCGAATCTTCGTCACCCAGCCGCTTTTGGGAAACGCGATCGAACGACTGCGTGCGGTCGGAACGGTCGAGGTTAATCCCGACTCGCGTACGATTCTGCCGAAAGCGCAGTTGATCGAGGCCGTGCGGGGGTGCGATATTCTTTGCTGTTTGTTGCACGACCGCGTCGACTCTGAAGTCATCGACGCCGCGCCGTCGCTCGTGATGATCTCGGATGGCGCCATCAATCCGACCAACGTCAACGTTACGCGAGCGCGAGAACGCGGCATTGTGGTTGCAAACATTCCGAACATCGTGGCCGAGACGACGGCGGATATGCAGTGGGCGCTGCTGCTCGCCGTCGCCCGACGCGTCGTCGAAGCCGATCGTGCGCTGCGCAGCGGACTCTTTCCGGGAGGACAGTCGCTGCACTTCGCGGGCGCGACCGTCGCGGGCAAAACGTTCGGCTCGATCGGCTACGGCGCCATCGGCCGCTTCAGCGCCAAACGCGCGCACGGCTTCGGGATGCGCGTGCTCTACTCGAAACCGCGACGGCTCTCGGCGGACGAAGAGGCTGCGGACGGCATCGAATACCGCAGCCTGGACGACCTACTGCGCGAGAGCGACTTTGTCGCGATCAATGCGGCGTACGGCCCCGAAACGCATCACCTGATCGGCGCGCGTGAGCTCGCTTTGATGAAGCCGGGAGCCTATATCATCAATACCTCACGGGGGCTCATCATCGACGAATCTGCGCTCGTACGGGCGCTCGTTGAGGGGAAAGTCGCCGGCGCCGGCCTTGATGTATTCGAAAACGAGCCCAGCGTGCATCCGGATTTGTTGCACTTCGACAACGTCGTGCTGACGCCGCACCTTGGCAGCGCAAGCGTCGATACGCGCATCGCAATTGCGGATTGCATCGCTGACAATGTGCTTGCATTCATGAATTCCCAGCAAAAATTACAGTGA
- a CDS encoding amidohydrolase family protein: MSICIDCHAHFLPEAFTAEMSKRGFIEMHREEGYIMVGDALTGYNRDKARLPDFSLLYNIEERTALAEKQRIDKQIICLPPFWFGYKPDAQTGLAICRSGNDAIAATIKKSPERFAGFATVPLQSPNDAVAELKRAVEDLGFWGAEIGTSVAGKPMDDPALDVFWQACCDLDVPLFVHPQHELASERTAQFYLHNLFGNPSETALFAARMIFAGVFERFPKLNMILAHGGGTIPYIIGRLDHGHRVRPETKSLPKPPSTYLRQLYFDTITHDDAMLKYLVDRVSAKHVVVGTDRPFDMGIDDPRALVEKIPGLSQSDRDAIIGDNARSFLSRSMPLAKS, from the coding sequence ATGTCGATTTGCATAGATTGCCACGCGCATTTTCTACCCGAAGCGTTCACCGCGGAGATGAGCAAACGCGGCTTCATCGAGATGCACCGGGAGGAAGGCTACATCATGGTCGGCGACGCGCTCACCGGATACAATCGTGATAAAGCGCGTCTTCCCGATTTTTCGCTGCTGTACAACATCGAAGAGCGCACCGCGCTGGCGGAGAAGCAGCGTATCGACAAGCAGATCATTTGTTTGCCGCCGTTCTGGTTCGGCTACAAGCCTGACGCGCAGACGGGTCTTGCGATCTGCCGCTCCGGCAACGACGCAATCGCCGCGACGATCAAGAAATCGCCGGAGCGTTTTGCCGGTTTTGCGACCGTACCGCTGCAGTCGCCGAACGACGCGGTCGCGGAGCTCAAGCGCGCAGTCGAAGATCTCGGCTTCTGGGGCGCGGAGATCGGGACGAGCGTCGCGGGCAAGCCGATGGACGATCCGGCGCTCGATGTATTCTGGCAAGCCTGTTGCGATCTCGACGTCCCGCTTTTCGTGCATCCGCAGCACGAGCTTGCGTCCGAACGCACGGCGCAATTCTACCTTCACAATCTCTTCGGCAATCCGTCCGAGACGGCGCTTTTTGCGGCGCGCATGATTTTCGCGGGCGTCTTCGAGCGCTTTCCGAAACTCAACATGATCCTCGCGCACGGCGGCGGGACGATCCCGTACATCATCGGGCGTCTCGATCACGGCCATCGCGTTCGGCCTGAAACGAAATCGCTGCCGAAGCCGCCGAGCACCTACCTCAGGCAGCTGTACTTCGACACGATCACGCACGATGACGCAATGCTGAAGTATCTCGTCGACCGCGTCAGTGCCAAACACGTCGTGGTTGGAACGGACCGGCCGTTCGATATGGGTATCGACGATCCGCGCGCGCTCGTCGAGAAGATTCCGGGGCTGAGCCAAAGCGACCGTGACGCAATCATCGGCGATAACGCGCGCTCGTTTCTCTCGCGCAGCATGCCGCTCGCCAAATCGTGA
- a CDS encoding GIY-YIG nuclease family protein, which produces MKTYYVYMLQCFDGTFYVGVSGEIERRLYQHQEGAFETCYTFMRRPLRLVYVGEFEWVNEAIAFEKKLKSWSHKKKRAFAQREWANLTRYSRGPDRVSSRA; this is translated from the coding sequence ATGAAGACTTACTACGTCTACATGCTGCAGTGTTTTGACGGCACGTTCTACGTCGGCGTTTCGGGCGAGATCGAACGCCGGCTTTATCAACATCAGGAAGGTGCCTTCGAGACGTGCTACACGTTCATGCGACGGCCGTTGCGACTCGTCTATGTCGGCGAGTTCGAGTGGGTGAACGAAGCGATCGCTTTCGAGAAGAAACTGAAGTCCTGGAGCCATAAGAAAAAGCGCGCCTTCGCCCAACGTGAGTGGGCGAACTTGACACGCTATAGTCGTGGCCCCGATCGCGTGTCATCCCGAGCGTAG
- a CDS encoding Xaa-Pro peptidase family protein, with amino-acid sequence MASFGSVGMDWQERINWQRMREYRLQRAREMMRKHELGAMLCMYDENVRYLTSTLTPGWNRLKPGLKYAILIEGREPILYEQGDIGIHIKRHAPWLKPENVRFSYSWIKGAAGPASEQQVKKFTDAIVRDLEEAGVRGKPLGVDFIDINMIKAFEKAGLKWTDGMTPMQQARAVKNVDEQEAMRIVGAIGDCMHYEFQHMLKPGLTENQVTAFGMKYLYDIPGMEDVEDIIVSSGPNAWPNWRNFSDRIILPGELVIIDLAALTWNGFKSCYYRTYCVGGKPTDEMKRTYETALKWCYDAIHQVKPGATTRDIASKWPSAKEAWGYESEDMAAANLWGHGLGLAQYDMPVISRIWSLDFPQVIEPGMVFALETQHGVVHKYGVRIEEMLIVTDNGYEMITTFPVHEITLAG; translated from the coding sequence ATGGCGTCTTTCGGTTCCGTCGGGATGGACTGGCAAGAGCGTATCAATTGGCAGCGGATGCGCGAATATCGACTCCAACGCGCCCGCGAGATGATGCGCAAGCATGAGCTCGGTGCGATGCTCTGCATGTACGACGAAAACGTACGTTATCTGACCTCGACGCTCACGCCCGGCTGGAATCGCCTCAAGCCCGGCCTGAAGTACGCGATTCTGATCGAAGGCAGAGAGCCGATCCTGTACGAGCAGGGCGACATCGGGATCCACATCAAGCGTCATGCACCGTGGCTCAAGCCCGAAAACGTTCGCTTCTCGTACTCGTGGATCAAGGGCGCAGCCGGCCCTGCTTCCGAGCAGCAAGTCAAGAAGTTCACCGACGCGATCGTGCGCGATCTCGAAGAAGCAGGCGTGCGCGGAAAACCGCTCGGCGTCGACTTCATCGACATCAACATGATCAAAGCGTTTGAAAAAGCCGGCCTCAAGTGGACGGACGGCATGACGCCGATGCAGCAAGCGCGTGCGGTCAAGAACGTCGACGAACAAGAAGCGATGCGTATCGTCGGCGCGATTGGCGACTGCATGCACTACGAGTTCCAGCACATGCTCAAGCCGGGACTCACCGAGAATCAAGTCACCGCCTTCGGAATGAAGTATCTCTACGACATTCCGGGGATGGAAGACGTCGAAGACATCATAGTGTCATCCGGTCCGAATGCGTGGCCGAATTGGCGCAATTTCTCGGATCGCATCATTCTGCCGGGCGAGCTCGTCATCATCGATCTTGCCGCGCTCACCTGGAACGGATTCAAGTCGTGCTACTACCGCACGTATTGCGTCGGTGGAAAACCAACCGACGAGATGAAGCGCACCTACGAGACCGCGCTCAAGTGGTGCTATGACGCGATTCATCAAGTGAAGCCCGGTGCAACCACGCGCGACATCGCGTCAAAGTGGCCGTCGGCAAAAGAAGCTTGGGGCTACGAGAGCGAGGACATGGCAGCGGCAAACCTGTGGGGCCATGGCCTCGGTCTCGCGCAATACGACATGCCGGTGATCTCGCGCATCTGGTCGCTCGACTTTCCGCAAGTGATCGAGCCGGGTATGGTCTTCGCTCTGGAGACGCAGCACGGCGTCGTGCACAAATACGGCGTGCGGATCGAAGAGATGCTGATCGTAACCGACAACGGCTACGAGATGATCACGACCTTCCCGGTTCACGAGATAACGCTGGCTGGCTGA
- a CDS encoding ABC transporter substrate-binding protein yields MNRRTAAMFAALTLAFVTFVPMRAAHSQAAPLRLGVMLPLTGGFAALGNYTKEGLELYLREHNNELGGRKVDLVYADDTNVPQNGVTQLRRLVEQEHIDVLFGPVAANVGAAVVPYIEEHKLPTVWPIVSDDDLTQRKPSDYIARTGWTSSQTTHVLGDYAYKVLGYRKAATIAYDFNFGWQSIQGFADVFMTDGGKITKQIWTPITTTDFSSYLSALPRDVDVIMCSFSGQTAINFMQQYKEFGIKIPVVCQGNATDESTLDQEGPAAAGIVDALHYSAALDTPANKSFVARYTKAWGHRPGYYGEGGYVGAEFLDKGLAKAHGNTSDAAALIKAIRSNSIPDAPRGPIEMDSYGNPIENVYIRKVEEKNGTLQNTVIRTYPKVSQFWTWPPAQYIARPAYGRASPACNACQ; encoded by the coding sequence ATGAATCGACGCACGGCCGCAATGTTTGCGGCACTCACGCTTGCGTTTGTCACATTCGTCCCGATGCGGGCCGCGCACAGTCAAGCTGCGCCGCTACGCCTTGGGGTCATGCTCCCGTTGACCGGCGGTTTCGCCGCACTCGGAAATTACACGAAGGAAGGCCTCGAACTGTATCTGCGCGAGCACAACAACGAGCTCGGCGGACGCAAAGTCGATTTGGTCTACGCGGACGATACGAACGTTCCGCAAAACGGCGTCACGCAGCTGCGGCGGCTCGTCGAGCAAGAACACATCGACGTGCTCTTCGGACCGGTCGCAGCCAACGTCGGCGCGGCGGTCGTGCCGTACATCGAAGAGCATAAGCTCCCGACGGTCTGGCCGATCGTTTCCGATGACGATCTCACTCAACGAAAGCCCAGCGACTACATCGCGCGTACGGGTTGGACGAGCAGCCAAACGACGCACGTGCTCGGCGACTACGCGTACAAGGTGCTCGGCTATCGCAAAGCCGCGACGATTGCCTACGACTTCAATTTTGGCTGGCAGTCGATTCAAGGCTTCGCCGACGTGTTCATGACCGACGGCGGCAAGATCACAAAACAAATCTGGACGCCGATCACGACGACCGATTTCTCGTCATATCTTTCAGCGCTGCCGCGTGACGTCGACGTGATCATGTGCAGCTTCTCGGGTCAGACCGCAATCAATTTCATGCAGCAGTACAAGGAGTTCGGCATCAAGATTCCGGTCGTGTGTCAGGGCAATGCGACCGACGAGAGCACGCTCGATCAAGAAGGCCCGGCAGCAGCCGGCATCGTGGACGCGCTTCACTACAGTGCTGCGCTCGACACGCCCGCGAACAAATCGTTCGTGGCGCGCTACACGAAAGCATGGGGACATCGTCCCGGATACTATGGCGAGGGCGGATACGTTGGCGCCGAGTTCTTGGACAAAGGCCTTGCAAAAGCGCACGGCAACACGTCGGATGCGGCGGCGCTGATCAAAGCGATTCGAAGCAATTCCATTCCCGACGCGCCACGCGGACCGATCGAGATGGACTCGTACGGAAACCCAATCGAGAACGTCTACATCCGTAAGGTTGAAGAAAAAAACGGTACGTTGCAAAACACAGTGATTCGGACGTATCCGAAGGTCTCGCAATTCTGGACGTGGCCGCCCGCGCAATACATCGCACGTCCAGCCTATGGCCGCGCTTCTCCAGCCTGCAACGCCTGCCAATAG
- a CDS encoding CocE/NonD family hydrolase, translating to MKRNVVASEVVRAQFDVPITMEDGTVVRADIFLPLEEGKYPVILSYGPYAKGLLFQEGYPDQWNRMVDKHPDVAANSSNRYQSWEVVDPEKWCPDGYACVRVDSRGAGSSPGFIEPWSPRETKDFAACIEWSGTQPWSNGKVGLNGISYYAMNQWMVATLEQPKHLAAMCAWEGASDFYREFSYHGGILSTFLANWFDMQVKTVQYGLGENGARSAVTGKPACGDVTLSEAELAKNRCDLGGDVLAHPLADDYHEARTPVWERLKVPFLSAGNWGGQGLHLRGNTEAFVRAASEQKWLELHGIEHWTHFYTDYGRMLQKRFFDYFLKGEQNGWDRERRVHLNVRHIDHFEGRYEDEWPIARTRWTKFYLHPDGRTLSKDAPKAGGDISYSGFGDGLTFVTEPLSEPIEITGPSAAKLWLSSSTKDADVFIVLRAFAPSGEEVVFQGAIDPHAPLSQGWLRSSHRKLDPKLSREYRPFHTHEKEEPLKPGEPVELDVEVWPTSIVLPRGYRIAVSVRGKDYVYPGGSGGRIKSFKNELTGCGPFIHDDPRNRPPEVFNGKNTVHIAPDKPAYILLPVVPPEK from the coding sequence GTGAAGCGCAATGTCGTCGCATCGGAAGTCGTACGCGCGCAATTCGACGTCCCCATCACCATGGAAGACGGAACCGTGGTGCGAGCCGACATTTTTCTTCCGCTCGAAGAGGGCAAGTATCCGGTCATCTTGAGCTATGGGCCGTACGCCAAGGGCTTGTTATTTCAAGAAGGTTACCCGGATCAGTGGAACCGGATGGTCGACAAACATCCGGACGTCGCTGCGAATTCGAGCAACCGCTATCAGAGTTGGGAAGTCGTCGATCCGGAGAAATGGTGTCCGGATGGTTACGCATGCGTGCGCGTCGATTCGCGCGGTGCGGGTTCCTCGCCCGGTTTCATCGAGCCGTGGTCGCCGCGCGAGACCAAAGATTTTGCGGCGTGCATCGAGTGGTCGGGCACACAGCCGTGGTCAAACGGGAAAGTCGGCCTGAACGGCATCTCGTACTACGCGATGAATCAGTGGATGGTCGCGACGCTCGAACAACCCAAACATCTTGCCGCGATGTGCGCGTGGGAAGGCGCATCGGATTTCTATCGTGAGTTTTCGTACCACGGCGGCATTCTCTCGACGTTCCTTGCCAATTGGTTCGACATGCAGGTCAAGACCGTGCAGTACGGACTTGGCGAAAACGGGGCGCGCAGTGCCGTCACCGGCAAGCCGGCTTGCGGCGATGTGACGCTATCCGAAGCCGAGCTTGCAAAGAATCGCTGCGATCTCGGCGGCGACGTGCTTGCGCATCCGCTTGCCGACGACTATCACGAAGCGCGCACGCCGGTTTGGGAAAGGTTGAAAGTGCCGTTCCTATCGGCGGGCAATTGGGGCGGCCAAGGTTTACATCTGCGCGGGAACACGGAAGCGTTCGTGCGTGCGGCATCGGAACAGAAGTGGCTCGAGCTGCACGGCATCGAGCACTGGACGCATTTCTATACCGACTACGGCCGCATGCTTCAGAAGCGGTTCTTCGATTACTTCCTCAAAGGCGAGCAGAACGGTTGGGATCGGGAACGTCGCGTTCACCTCAACGTGCGTCACATCGACCATTTCGAAGGACGCTACGAAGACGAGTGGCCGATCGCGCGCACGCGCTGGACGAAGTTCTATCTCCATCCCGATGGCAGAACGCTGTCAAAGGACGCACCCAAAGCCGGCGGTGACATTTCGTACAGCGGATTCGGTGACGGCCTGACGTTCGTGACGGAACCGCTCAGCGAACCAATCGAAATCACCGGCCCGAGCGCCGCCAAGCTGTGGCTCTCTTCGTCGACGAAAGATGCCGACGTGTTCATCGTATTGCGCGCCTTCGCGCCGAGCGGTGAAGAAGTGGTCTTTCAAGGTGCAATCGATCCGCATGCACCGCTCTCGCAGGGCTGGCTGCGCTCGTCGCACCGCAAACTCGACCCCAAGCTCTCGCGCGAGTACCGTCCGTTTCATACCCACGAGAAAGAAGAGCCGCTCAAGCCGGGCGAACCGGTCGAGCTCGACGTCGAAGTGTGGCCGACGTCGATCGTGTTGCCGCGCGGTTATCGCATCGCGGTCAGCGTGCGCGGCAAAGATTACGTTTATCCCGGTGGAAGCGGCGGACGCATCAAGAGCTTCAAGAACGAACTCACCGGATGCGGACCGTTCATCCACGACGATCCGCGCAATCGCCCACCCGAAGTCTTCAACGGAAAGAACACGGTGCACATAGCACCGGACAAACCAGCGTACATACTGCTTCCCGTCGTGCCTCCTGAGAAGTGA
- a CDS encoding polysaccharide deacetylase family protein: MIHGRAPYVSAPDQPRLELPGGARLAIHLIVNVEAWRYDAKLPRQVLTAPQGAEPIPDVPNFAWFEYGMRVGIYRVFEVLEPARGHVTLAINGLVCSEYPQVVERAVRDEWEMMGHGFEQRAMSTVADERDTIRATLDVLQEATGKRPRGWLGPGLVETTKTADVLVKEGVEYCCDWGPADDVPYEISVKRGRLIAIPYPIEMNDIVLYGLQNRPDEILLERGKRQFDRLYRESGRGAKVMAIAFHPWIIGVPHRIGFLEELIRYMQLKPGVVFMSGSEILDWYISQRHD, encoded by the coding sequence GTGATTCACGGGCGCGCCCCGTACGTGTCCGCGCCGGATCAGCCGCGCCTCGAGCTGCCGGGTGGCGCGCGGCTTGCAATCCACCTGATCGTCAACGTCGAGGCGTGGCGTTACGATGCGAAGCTTCCGCGCCAGGTTCTCACCGCGCCGCAAGGCGCTGAACCAATTCCCGACGTCCCGAACTTTGCGTGGTTCGAGTATGGAATGCGCGTCGGGATCTATCGCGTGTTCGAAGTGCTCGAACCGGCGCGAGGCCACGTTACGCTTGCGATCAACGGCCTTGTCTGCTCGGAGTACCCGCAAGTCGTCGAGCGAGCCGTGCGCGACGAGTGGGAGATGATGGGGCACGGTTTCGAGCAGCGTGCGATGTCGACGGTCGCCGATGAACGCGATACGATTCGCGCGACGCTCGACGTCCTCCAGGAAGCGACCGGAAAACGCCCGCGTGGTTGGCTCGGACCTGGACTTGTCGAGACGACGAAAACCGCGGACGTCCTCGTCAAAGAAGGCGTCGAGTATTGCTGCGATTGGGGTCCGGCGGATGACGTGCCCTACGAGATCAGCGTCAAACGCGGACGGTTGATCGCAATTCCGTATCCGATCGAGATGAACGACATCGTGCTCTACGGGCTACAGAACCGTCCCGACGAGATCTTGCTCGAACGCGGGAAACGCCAGTTCGATCGGCTCTATCGTGAGAGCGGTCGCGGCGCGAAGGTCATGGCGATTGCGTTCCATCCGTGGATCATCGGCGTTCCGCATCGCATCGGTTTTCTCGAAGAGTTGATCCGCTATATGCAACTGAAGCCCGGCGTCGTATTCATGTCCGGCAGCGAGATTTTGGATTGGTATATTTCTCAGCGACACGATTAG
- a CDS encoding Hsp20/alpha crystallin family protein, with the protein MATLTKRTNGDSLRVHNNWPQRVSENGIGGFDPLVDQIRTMRRMASTLLGGASTYDALDGGSFPPIEVYEREDSYVIEAMIPGFKRDEIEIDCRDNRCTISGSSERQAVEERLKGQIYQSEFERRDFKRTIMLPAEIDADKVSARLQDGVLTITLPTTTPNAAKRVPITA; encoded by the coding sequence ATGGCAACACTCACCAAGAGAACGAACGGTGATAGTTTGCGCGTGCACAACAATTGGCCGCAGAGAGTTTCAGAAAATGGTATCGGCGGTTTCGATCCACTCGTCGATCAGATTCGCACGATGCGCAGGATGGCGAGTACATTACTCGGAGGTGCATCGACGTATGACGCACTCGACGGGGGATCGTTTCCTCCGATCGAGGTCTACGAACGGGAAGATAGTTATGTGATCGAAGCGATGATCCCAGGTTTCAAACGGGACGAGATCGAGATCGATTGCCGCGACAATCGTTGCACCATTTCAGGTTCCTCCGAACGTCAAGCTGTCGAAGAGCGTTTGAAGGGACAAATCTACCAATCGGAATTCGAGCGCCGTGATTTCAAACGGACGATCATGCTGCCCGCGGAGATCGACGCCGACAAAGTTTCGGCGCGACTTCAAGACGGTGTTTTGACGATCACATTACCTACGACGACGCCGAATGCTGCGAAGCGAGTGCCGATCACAGCCTAA